GCAACTGCCGGAGTTCACCACGTTCGTGTGGCGCGCCGGCACGCCGCTGCTCGATTCGGCGGCCTGCGAGGCCATCTCGCGGAGCATCCTGCCGCACTACTTGCCGCGACGTCGCTGGTTCGCCGCCAAGAACGCTCGCCTGCATGCCGCGCGACTCGCCTGTGTGACGCCGCTCACGCAAGGCGATACGTCGGACACACCACTGTGGCTGTGCGAAGTCGAGGTGCAACTCGACGCCGACGGCCAACGGCAGACGCAGACGTATCTGCTGCCGCTCACTGTCGTGTGGGAGCAGGCCGGCATGCGCGCGCTGCCCGTTCAACTGGCGCTGGCCCGCGTACGCCGGGGCCGGCGGATCGGCTATCTCACCGACGCCTTCGCCAGCGAGGTGCTGGGCCCGACGCTCGCGGCCCTGATGCAGTCGAACGTGAGCCTGCCCGCGCAGCGTGCGGAGAACGCGGGCGAGCCGGGGGAATCCGGCGCCTTCGAATTCGAGAGTGCCGCCGTCCTCGCGGACGAGCCGTTGCCGCCGGGCGAAGCCACGCAATGGATGGCCGTCGAGCAAACCAACAGCTCGCTGGCCATGGGCAATGCGCTGGCGCTCAAGCTGGTCAGGCAGATCGTGCCGGGTGTGCATCCAGAGGCCGAGATGTTGCGTGCGCTCAGCGAACGCGGCTTCGCCAACTCTCCGCAATGGCTCGGCGAGGTCCGCCGCCGCGACGCGCAAGGCGCCCCGCACACGCTCGCGATCCTGCAACGCTTCGTGGAGAACCAGGGCAACGGCTGGAGCTGGGCGTACGACACGCTGTCGCGGTTGACCGAAGCGCTCTCGCACGATGACGTCAGCGCCGGAGAAACCCACGACGAAGCCGCGCCCTATCTTCAATTCGCGACGCAGATCGGCAAGCGTCTGGGCGAGATGCATCTCGTGCTCGCGCAGGACACCGACGACACGGCTTTTTCGCCCGGCGAGGCGGACCGGCAGGTGCTCGCGCGTTGGACGGAGCACGCCCAGGCGATGGTGTCGCAGGCGTTCTCGCGGCTCGAAGCCCATGAAGCGATGAGCGAGGCGCCGGACCGCAACGCACAGACGCCGCCCCTCGCGCCGTTGCTCGCCCGACGCGACGCCGTGCTCGCACGCCTTGCCGCGCTCATCGAACGCGGTGCGGGCACGATCTGTCAGCGCGTGCACGGGGACTTCCACCTCGGGCAGGTGCTGGTGACGCCGGGCGATGTGGTGCTCATCGACTTCGAGGGCGAACCGGCGCGCGAAGTCGCCGTGCGTCGCGAGAAGAACAGCCCGCTGCGGGACGTGGCGGGACTGCTGCGCTCGCTCGACTATGTGGGACGTTCGGTCGCGAGCACGGAGGAACCACTGCCCGCACCGATGCTCGCGCGGCGCGAAGCGCTCTTCCGGCGCGTGATGAGCCAGGCGAGCACGGCGTTTCTCGAAGCGTATGCCGGCGCGGTCGCCCATGGCGCGCCGCGACTGGCCGAGACTTTCCAGTGCCGCGAACTTCTCGACGCGCTGCTGCTGGAAAAGGCCGCCTACGAAATCGTCTACGAGTGCGCCAACCGGCCCGCGTGGCTATGGGTGCCGCTCGCCGGATTCGAGACGTTGGTGACACGTCTGCTCGACGGTACCGGGAGCGATGCCTCATGAGCCCCACTCAGCGTCGAGCCATGCCCTTGCACGATGAAGCCGAACGTGTCGGCGGCATCGGGGAGCACGGGGAGGACGGGCGGCACAGGGATGCCGCGGGTCGGCCGCCGACGATGTCACAGGACGACCTCCACGCCATTCTCGAGGCGCGGCATCCCGACCCGTTCGCGGTGCTCGGCCCACATCGCGAATCCGACGGATGGACGGTTCGCGCGTTCCTGCCGGGTGCGGTGAACGCGGCGATCGAGCCGCTGACTTCGCGCGAGGCAAGCGTCATTCCGATGCAGCGCGTGCACGCGGACGGACTCTTCCTCGCGTCGCTGCCCGCAGCGTCGGGCGACACGCGGGTCGCCGCCAAGCCGCCCTATCGTCTGCACATCGACTGGCCGCAAGCGCGTCAGGTTACTTCGGATCCGTACGCGTTCGGGCTGCTGCTGGGAGAATTCGATCTGCACCTGCTGCGCGAGGGACGCCACTGGCGCATCGGCGATTGTCTGGGCGCCCACCCCATGGTCATCGACGATATTCCGGGGGTGCGGTTTGCCGTGTGGGCGCCGAACGCGAGCCGCGTGTCGGTCGTCGGCGACTTCAACGGCTGGGACGGACGCCGGCACCCGATGCGCCTGCGCCATGACGCGGGCGTCTGGGAGCTGTTCGTCCCGGAACTCGCCGAGCACGAGCGCTACAAGTTCGAAGTGCGCTCGGCCAGCGGTGCGGTGTTGCCGCTGAAGGCGGATCCGTTGGCGCGCCTGACAGAGCCGCCGCCGGCAACGGCCTCGCGCGTGCCGCCCGTCGCGCCGTTCGTCTGGCATGACGATGCATGGCTTGCCGAACGCGCGTGCCGCGCCGCGCCGGACGCCCCGGTGTCGATCTACGAGGTGCATGCCGGATCATGGCTGCCCGCCGGAAACGACGGCGTACCCCGCGCCGACTGGGATGCGTTGGCCGAGCGACTGATTCCCTACGTGCGCGACATGGGATTCACCCATATCGAATTCCTGCCCGTGACCGAACATCCGTTCGCCGGCTCGTGGGGCTATCAGCCGCTCGGCCTCTATGCGCCCACTGCCCGTCTCGGCGATCCGGCGGCGTTCGCGCGTCTGATCGATACGGCGCACTGCGCGGGCCTTGGCGTCATCCTCGACTGGGTGCCGGCGCACTTCCCGTCCGACGTGCACGGGCTTGCGCACTTCGACGGCACCGCCCTCTACGAGCACGCCGATCCTCGAGAAGGCTTTCATCAGGACTGGAAGACCAGCGTCTACAACCTCGGGCGTCATGAGGTCGTCAATTTCCTGATCGGCAGTGCGCTGGACTGGCTTCGCCGGTTCCATGCCGACGGTCTGCGGGTCGACGCGGTGGCGTCGATGCTGTACCGCGACTACAGCCGCCGACCGGGCGAGTGGGTGCCGAACCGCTACGGCGGGCGCGAAAACCTCGAAGCCATCGCCTTCCTGCAGACGCTGAGCGAACGCGTCGCCGAGGAAGCGCCAGGCGCGGCACTGTTCGCGGAAGAGTCGACGGCGTGGCCCGGCGTGAGCGCACCGGTAAACACGGGCGGTCTGGGCTTCGACTACAAGTGGAACATGGGGTGGATGAACGACACGCTGCGCTACATGAGTCGCGACCCCATCTACCGCCGACATCACCACGACGATCTGACCTTCGGTCTTGTCTACGCGTTTTCCGAGCGCTTCGTGCTGCCGCTCTCGCATGACGAGGTGGTCCACGGCAAGGGGTCGTTGATCGGCCGCATGCCGGGAGATGCGTGGCAGAAGCACGCCAACTTGCGCGCGTACTTCGGCTTTCAGTGGACGCATCCCGGCAAGAAGCTGCTTTTCATGGGCGGCGAATTCGCCCAGCCGGCCGAATGGAATCACGACGCCCCGCTCGCCTGGACGCAACTCGACGACCCGGCGGGCCGTGGCGTGCAGCGCTGGGTGCGCGATCTGAATCGCTGTTACCGCGACCTGCCCGCCCTGCATCGACTCGACACCGAAGCGACCGGCTTCGCCTGGATCATCGGCAACGACCGGGACAACAGCGTGCTTGCCTACCTGCGCTTCGGCTCACCGGCCGGCGGCGCGGCGTCTCGCGACATCTGTCTCGTCGTCGCCAACTTCACGCCCGTCGTGCGTCATGACTACCGCGTGGGCGTCCCCGTCCCGGGCGTGTGGCGGGAAGTCCTGAATTCCGACGCGCCGTGCTATGGCGGCAGCGGCGTCGGCAATGCGGGTCGAATAGAAGCGCGGAGCGCGCCGTCGCACGGTCAAGCGGTGTCGCTTGCGCTGACGCTGCCGCCTCTGGCTTGTCTTGTTCTGGCCCCGGAGAAATAGCCGATGCCGCACACGCTCAACGGACCATTGCAGCCCGGCCTCCCGACGCCGCTCGGCGCGACCTGGGATGGCCTGGGCGTCAACTTCGCCGTGTTCTCCGCCAACGCCACCCACATCGATCTGTGCATCTTCGACGAACGCGGGCGCAAGGAACTCAAGCGTCTAGCGCTGCCGGAATGCACCGACGAAATCTGGCACGGCTACCTGCCCGGTGCCGGCCCCGGCCTCGTCTACGGATATCGCGCGCACGGCCCGTATGCGCCCGAGCAGGGGCACCGCTTCAACCCCGCCAAGCTGCTGCTCGATCCCTACGCCCGAGCGTTGCTCGGCAAGGTTCGCTGGTCCGACGCGCTGTTCGGCTATCGCCTCACGTCGCACAAGGCGGATCTCTCCATCGATCGGCGCGACAGCGCGCCCGCCATGCCCAAGGCCATCGTGGTGGAAGCCACGGACACGTTGCGTCACGACACGCGTCCTCATACGCCTTGGGACGACACTGTCATTCTCGAAGCCCATGTGCGCGGGCTCACGATGCAGCTCGACGGCCTGCGCCAGCCCGTGCGCGGCACGTTCGCGGCACTCGCCTCGCCGCGCCTCGTCGATCATCTGCACCGGCTCGGGGTAACGGCCGTGGAGTTGCTGCCCGTCCACGCGTTCCTGCACGACCGGATACTGGTCGACCGGGGGCTGCGCAACTACTGGGGCTACAACACGCTCGCGTTCTTCGCGCCGGAGGCGTCCTACCTGGGCAACGGCGGCACGGAGGCCATGCGCCGCGCGGTGCGGGCGCTGCATGCCGCCGGAATCGAGGTGATTCTCGACGTCGTCTACAACCACACGTGCGAAGGCAACGAAATGGGGCCGACGCTGTCGTGGCGAGGACTCGACAACGCGAGCTACTATCGCCTCGTGCCCGGCGACGAGCGCTATTTCATCAACGACACCGGTTGTGGGAACACCCTCAATCTGTCGCATCCGCGCGTATTGCAGATGGTGATGGACTCGCTGCGCTACTGGGTCGAAACGATGCAGATCGATGGCTTTCGCTTCGACCTGGGTGTCACGCTCGGACGCGAGGGCTACGGCTTCGATCCGGGTGCGGGCTTCTTCGACGCCGTCCTGCAAGACCCCGTACTCGCGCGCACGAAGCTCATTTCCGAGCCGTGGGATATCGGTCCTGACGGCTATCAACTGGGGCAGCATCCCCCCGGATTCGCCGAGTGGAACGGCAAGTTCCGCGACACGGTGCGCCGCTTCTGGCGAGGCGACGACGGCATCCGGCCCGACATCGCCGAGCGCCTGCTCGGCTCGGCAGGCCTCTTCGCGCGACGCTGGCGCAAGCCATGGGCCTCGATCAACTTCGTGACAGCGCACGACGGCTTCACGCTGGCCGACCTGACGTCCTACTCGGAACGGCGCAACGAGGCGAACGGCGAAGACAATCGTGACGGCGCCGGCGAGAACTTCAGCGCCAACTGGGGCGTCGAGGGGCCAACGGATGATCCGAATATCCTCGCCGTGCGCGAGCGCGTAAGGCGCTCGCTGCTCCTCACGCTGCTCTTTGCAAGCGGCACACCGATGCTGCTGGCGGGCGACGAGTTCGGCCGCACCCAGCGCGGCAACAACAACGCGTATTGCCAGGACAACGACATTTCGTGGCTCGATTGGCGTCTTGCCGCCGAACCGCCCAATGCCGCCATGACCGACTTCACGGCGCGGGCCATCGCATTGCGCCGCGAGATGCCACTGTTTCGCATCACCCGCTTTGTTCGCGACGACGAACCGGTGACGACACCGTTCGAGCCGACTTCCTGGTGGGACGAGCGCGGTCTGCAACTCTCCTACGACGACTGGCACAACCCGAAGGGCCGTGCGCTGGTGCTACGTCGCGCAGCGCGGCGCGAGGACGGCGGCATCGATCTCGCGCTGCTGATGATGAATGCGGCCGACGTGCCGCTGCTGTTCCGCTGGCCGCCCCCGGGCGGCGATTGGCTGCTGCATCTCGATTCCGCCGATCCATCGCGCACTTCGACGTCGCTCGGTGGCGAGGGCGTGCAGATCGAAGCCCACGCGGCCATGGTGGTGACCGGCCGGTGGCGGGACGACGCACCGACAGCCACCGCCTGAGCTCGCCGCCGGTCTCCACGATTCGACATATCCATACGCACCATGACCACGACGCACGCTTTCTCTCTCCCCTTCGGCGCCGCCATGCAGGAAGACGGCACGACGCGCTTTCGCATCTGGGCGCCGGACGTGAGCACCCTGCAACTGGCGATCGAGACCACGCCGCTCGTATCGATGCAGCCTTGCGAGGGCGGACATTTCGAGCTGACGGTGCCATGTGTGGCGGGGACACGCTACGCCTATGTGCTGCCCGACGGCCGGCGCGTGCCCGACCCCGCCTCGCGCGCGCAGGACGGTGGCCCCCACGACATGAGCGTCGTCGTCGACCCTCGCGCGTACGAATGGCAGACGACCGGATGGCAGGGCCGGCCGTGGCATGAAACGGTGATCTACGAAGTGCACGTGGGTGCGCTCGGCGGGTACTGCGGCGTCCGGGCGCGGCTTCCCTATCTTTCGCAGCTCGGCGTAAGCGCCATCGAGCTGATGCCGATCGGTACGTTCGACGGGCAACGCAACTGGGGCTACGACGGCGTGCTGCCGTTCGCGCCCGAGAGTGCCTATGGCACTGTGGACGAGCTCAAAGCGCTCATCGACGCCGCCCACGCCGAGGACATAATGGTGTTCGTCGACGTCGTCTACAACCACTTCGGCCCCAGTGGCAACTACCTCGGGGCGTATGCGTCGCCGTTCTTCGACGAGACGAAGCCGACGCCGTGGGGCGCGTCGCTCGATTTCGAAGTGCCGTGCGTACGCCGTTACTTCATCCAGAACGCGCTGTACTGGCTCTTCGAATACCGGGTCGACGGCCTGAGGCTCGACGCCGTACACGCCATCGGCAACGATGCGTTCGTCCAGACGCTGTCCACCTGCGTGCGCGACGAGATCGCCGCGCGCGAACCGGGTCGCCACGTGCATCTCATCTTCGAGAACGAGCGCAACGCCGCCGGGTTG
The Pandoraea pulmonicola DNA segment above includes these coding regions:
- the glgB gene encoding 1,4-alpha-glucan branching protein GlgB, with the translated sequence MSQDDLHAILEARHPDPFAVLGPHRESDGWTVRAFLPGAVNAAIEPLTSREASVIPMQRVHADGLFLASLPAASGDTRVAAKPPYRLHIDWPQARQVTSDPYAFGLLLGEFDLHLLREGRHWRIGDCLGAHPMVIDDIPGVRFAVWAPNASRVSVVGDFNGWDGRRHPMRLRHDAGVWELFVPELAEHERYKFEVRSASGAVLPLKADPLARLTEPPPATASRVPPVAPFVWHDDAWLAERACRAAPDAPVSIYEVHAGSWLPAGNDGVPRADWDALAERLIPYVRDMGFTHIEFLPVTEHPFAGSWGYQPLGLYAPTARLGDPAAFARLIDTAHCAGLGVILDWVPAHFPSDVHGLAHFDGTALYEHADPREGFHQDWKTSVYNLGRHEVVNFLIGSALDWLRRFHADGLRVDAVASMLYRDYSRRPGEWVPNRYGGRENLEAIAFLQTLSERVAEEAPGAALFAEESTAWPGVSAPVNTGGLGFDYKWNMGWMNDTLRYMSRDPIYRRHHHDDLTFGLVYAFSERFVLPLSHDEVVHGKGSLIGRMPGDAWQKHANLRAYFGFQWTHPGKKLLFMGGEFAQPAEWNHDAPLAWTQLDDPAGRGVQRWVRDLNRCYRDLPALHRLDTEATGFAWIIGNDRDNSVLAYLRFGSPAGGAASRDICLVVANFTPVVRHDYRVGVPVPGVWREVLNSDAPCYGGSGVGNAGRIEARSAPSHGQAVSLALTLPPLACLVLAPEK
- the glgX gene encoding glycogen debranching protein GlgX, with amino-acid sequence MPHTLNGPLQPGLPTPLGATWDGLGVNFAVFSANATHIDLCIFDERGRKELKRLALPECTDEIWHGYLPGAGPGLVYGYRAHGPYAPEQGHRFNPAKLLLDPYARALLGKVRWSDALFGYRLTSHKADLSIDRRDSAPAMPKAIVVEATDTLRHDTRPHTPWDDTVILEAHVRGLTMQLDGLRQPVRGTFAALASPRLVDHLHRLGVTAVELLPVHAFLHDRILVDRGLRNYWGYNTLAFFAPEASYLGNGGTEAMRRAVRALHAAGIEVILDVVYNHTCEGNEMGPTLSWRGLDNASYYRLVPGDERYFINDTGCGNTLNLSHPRVLQMVMDSLRYWVETMQIDGFRFDLGVTLGREGYGFDPGAGFFDAVLQDPVLARTKLISEPWDIGPDGYQLGQHPPGFAEWNGKFRDTVRRFWRGDDGIRPDIAERLLGSAGLFARRWRKPWASINFVTAHDGFTLADLTSYSERRNEANGEDNRDGAGENFSANWGVEGPTDDPNILAVRERVRRSLLLTLLFASGTPMLLAGDEFGRTQRGNNNAYCQDNDISWLDWRLAAEPPNAAMTDFTARAIALRREMPLFRITRFVRDDEPVTTPFEPTSWWDERGLQLSYDDWHNPKGRALVLRRAARREDGGIDLALLMMNAADVPLLFRWPPPGGDWLLHLDSADPSRTSTSLGGEGVQIEAHAAMVVTGRWRDDAPTATA
- the treZ gene encoding malto-oligosyltrehalose trehalohydrolase; this translates as MTTTHAFSLPFGAAMQEDGTTRFRIWAPDVSTLQLAIETTPLVSMQPCEGGHFELTVPCVAGTRYAYVLPDGRRVPDPASRAQDGGPHDMSVVVDPRAYEWQTTGWQGRPWHETVIYEVHVGALGGYCGVRARLPYLSQLGVSAIELMPIGTFDGQRNWGYDGVLPFAPESAYGTVDELKALIDAAHAEDIMVFVDVVYNHFGPSGNYLGAYASPFFDETKPTPWGASLDFEVPCVRRYFIQNALYWLFEYRVDGLRLDAVHAIGNDAFVQTLSTCVRDEIAAREPGRHVHLIFENERNAAGLLANTSAAQWNDDFHNALHVLLTGERDGYYADFGKTPIAHLARVLAEGFAYQGERVERFGLARGEPSSFLAPTSFVTFLQNHDQIGNRPFGERLVTLADPAALRAAVALMLLCPQIPMLFMGEEWGSEAPFLFFTDYQGALADAVREGRRQEFSRLGAITEASVPDPNDPDTFAMSCVAPGEDETPASDEWLTWYRGLIDARRTWIVPRLPGAASAGVAVLGPQALCARWRLGDGALLVIALNLGGHDLTIDASAIRTDGAPLCQTPARASAGLSEGTLCANACVVWLEGSL